A genomic segment from Diospyros lotus cultivar Yz01 chromosome 5, ASM1463336v1, whole genome shotgun sequence encodes:
- the LOC127802310 gene encoding uncharacterized protein LOC127802310, with the protein MAADDQNCASAMTTRRSGAQTTALMDGSDIIALVRNEQVFSNFVDHKFHELDGDGDGKLSVKELQPAVADIGAALGLPPQGSSAHSDHIYSQVLSEFTHGTAERVSKAEFRKVLSDILLGMAAGLKCDPVLILRVDGQDLCHFIHSSAFEPEMVSIFSEIEPLPGGTLKHTIVRAFQKLSLHHIMPPASDSWVMSNVIEAALRSCDGDYDRQDISQDSFLAAFMKAAEMAVQSLNERPVMVAHSEKTFNGDGIKRLLSNKIELDKTLQIALKSVPKDRHRKMSKEYLRVALDTVAPAAGLPPLGAVDQMDKIMAEALKMLDADDGKAVKEGEFGKILTEILGSIMLQLEGNPISVSTDSVVHQPLPSASSLLRTTQSEP; encoded by the exons ATGGCGGCAGATGATCAGAATTGTGCTAGTGCGATGACGACGAGGCGAAGTGGGGCTCAGACGACGGCGCTGATGGACGGTTCAGATATAATAGCTTTGGTCCGGAACGAGCAAGTGTTTAGTAACTTCGTGGATCACAAGTTCCACGAACTCGACGGAGACGGCGACGGCAAGCTCTCCGTCAAAGAGCTGCAACCAGCCGTCGCTGATATCGGCGCCGCCCTTGGCCTCCCCCCTCAGGGTTCTTCTGCTCATTCCGACCATATCTACTctcag GTTTTGAGTGAATTCACTCATGGCACGGCGGAGAGGGTGAGTAAGGCTGAGTTCAGAAAGGTTCTCTCCGATATTCTTCTGGGCATGGCCGCCGGCTTAAAGTGCGACCCTGTCCTCATTCTTCGCGTCGACGGCCAAGACCTCTGCCACTTCATTCACAGCTCAGCTTTCGAACCCGAGATGGTTTCCATATTCTCCGAGATAGAGCCACTGCCCGGGGGAACCCTCAAACACACCATTGTTCGCGCTTTTCAGAAGCTTTCACTCCATCACATAATGCCTCCCGCTTCAGATTCTTGG GTTATGAGCAACGTTATAGAGGCTGCTCTGCGATCATGCGATGGCGATTATGATCGGCAAGACATCTCTCAAGATAGCTTTCTGGCGGCGTTCATGAAAGCGGCGGAGATGGCCGTCCAGAGCCTCAACGAGCGGCCTGTGATGGTTGCCCACAGCGAGAAGACCTTTAATGGAGACGGCATCAAGAGACTGTTATCCAACAAAATCGAACTGGACAAG ACACTGCAAATAGCACTGAAAAGCGTGCCAAAAGATCGACATCGGAAGATGTCCAAGGAGTATCTGCGGGTGGCGCTCGATACGGTGGCGCCGGCGGCCGGTTTACCGCCCTTAGGCGCCGTTGATCAG ATGGACAAGATTATGGCGGAGGCGTTGAAGATGCTGGATGCCGACGACGGGAAGGCGGTGAAAGAAGGGGAATTCGGGAAGATATTGACGGAAATACTGGGGAGCATCATGCTGCAGTTGGAAGGCAACCCGATATCGGTTTCCACGGATTCAGTGGTGCACCAGCCCCTTCCATCTGCTTCGTCCCTCTTGCGGACTACTCAATCGGAACCCTAG